Below is a window of Halomicrobium mukohataei DSM 12286 DNA.
CTTCGAGTCGGTCACTTTCGAGGGCACTGCGGTGTTTCGCGGAGCGGAATTCGAGGGCGGTGCCCGTTCACTCGAAGAAGACGCCACGTTCTCGCAAGCGGTGTTCGACGACGAACTGAACGCCCGTGATGCGCACTTTCGGGACGGTCTGTTCGACGGTATCACGGTGAACGGCCCTGCGACGTTCGAGGGGATTCGCTTCGACGGTGACGCTTCCTTCGAAGCTGCGACGTTCGCCGACGAGGTCGACTTCGACGAGGCCCGGTTTGACGGCGACGTGAGCTTCGAGCAGGTGTCGTTCGACGGCGTCGCTATATTTCGCGGAGCGGAGTTTCGGGGAGCCGACAACCACCTCGAAGAGGACGCCTCTTTCGACGGAGCGACCTTCGAGGCGCGGGCGGGTTTCGAGGACGCCGTCTTCAGCTCCGGATCGTTCGTCGACACTCGTTTCGCTGCCGAGACCGACTTCCGCGGTGCGAAGTTCGATCGCGCCGTCTTTCACGTCGTTCCGATTACGAACGAAAGCTACGTGGACTTCACCCGCGCGATCATCAAGGACGGAGAGATCCGTCAGCCAGAGGGGGGCTGGGTTCGTTACGATCTGACGAACGCGAGTGTCGGGTCCGTGTCGCTGAGTGCGACCACCGAGAGCGACCACCGGCAGCTCCTCGACTACTTCCGTTTCTGCAACACGGAGTTCAACGAGTTCGACGGCTACGACTTCGACTTCTCGGCACACACGGACTACCTGGATCGAAACGACTGGTCGCTCCACGAGTTCGACGAGAACTTCGCCGACGTGACGTTCGCGCTGCCGATGACTCCCGAGAACGTCGAGCGCACCTATCTCAAAGCCAAGACGGCAGCCTCCAGTGCTGGCCAGATGAAGGCTGCCGGCGAGTTCCGGGTCAGACGCCAGCAGTTCGCCCGGAAGAAGTACGTCGGCATCGCCAGAGACGGGACGACCGACCTCGTGACGCGGGCGAAAAACGCCAGTCGCGCCGTGGAGAACGCGTTCCTCGGCATCACCTGCGGTCACGGCATGCGACTGGGGCGGATCGTCGCCGTCTTCGCGCTCTTTCCGCTGTTCCCAGCGGTGCTGTACGCCTTCGGCGGGTCAGCGTTCGCGACGACGATTCCGCCGCTCTCCGGTGCTCCCGGTCTGTTCTCTCCCGAGGGACTGTCGATCCTCTATCGAAATATTCACTTCAGTTATATCACGTTTCTCACCATCGGCTACGGTTACATCGGCCCGGAGGGCGCGGCCGCGAGAGCGATGGCCGGGATGGAAGTGTACGTCAACGTCATCCTCTCGGGGCTGGTGTTGTACTGCCTGATCAAACGCTCGGAGATATAGGCCACGGGAGCGCGGTACGGCAAAAGACCTTTTCGAGTCCTCGCCGAACGCCCGACCATGACCGAACGAGTGAGCGGAGAGGACGTAATCGTCGAACACGCGACCGAAGATGTCGTCGTCGAGTCGGCCGAAGACGTACACGTAGACGCCGGTCGCGTCGAGGGGAAACTGGTCATCGAGTCGGCGCAGGACGTGATCGTCGAGCACGGCGGTGAGGTCCACGTCGAACAGTCCGAAGACGTGACTCTCGATTCCGGAACGGTAGAGGGCGACGTGACCGTCGACAACGCACAGGACGTACACGAGGACGACAGTCTCCTCTGAAGATGGCCGAAAACTCCGAGCTACGGGTCGTCGGGACGCGCAAATCCCGGTCACTGGGGGAGGTTAGTGGCACGATCTCCGTCGAGAGCGAGCGCGGATCGGTCGAGTTCACCGCGACCGACGACGTCGTCCTGACTGTCGGTGGCGAACGGAACTCGGTCACGGCACGCGGGAGCGGTAGCACGGTGCGTCTCAGTATCGACGGTGACCGAAACAGTGTCTCGATCGCCCGCTCGCTCGACCTGGAGATCCAGGGCGACGAAGGCGTGGCGAACTCGATCGATCGTCACGGCGAGGCACAGAGCGGCCCCGACCTCGTACGAACCGACCGAGCGGAGGCGTACGCAGACCTCGGGTTGTTCGACTATACGGTGCTGTCCTACCAGACCAACGCCACCGAGCGAGAGTTCTGTCACAACTGCGGCCGCGACGCCGAGACGATCGTCAGACGACACGAAGAGACGGTACTCTCCGTGTTCGGGTTCTCCATCACGCTCGGCGAACGAACGGGGTCGGACGAGTGTCCGGAGTGTACACCCCACGTCCCCGACGAAGACGTGGAACTCACCGAAGCGGAGCGACGCGAGATCTTCCGTTAATCATCCCGTTTCCGGCCGCCTCCCGAGTCGCTCGAACAGGGTTTCGGTAAAGACGGCACAGTCGTGTTCCGGGTACGTGTGCCACGTCTCGTAGCCACCGTCGACCGCGTCGACGGCGGTTACTGCGCGGTCAGAGAAGTCGTATCGCAGATCGAACGATCGCGTCGTCGGGAACCGTTCGATCGAGTCGACACGGATCTCCGTCGTACACGCGACCTGTTCGGTGTCGTACGCGACGGTCGCCGAGTCTCGTCGGCGGAGGTCGATCGCTCGACTACCAGTGACGGTTCGCTCGTCGCAGGACGCGATCTCTGCGAACCCGAGCGACTGGGCACGAACACAGTGAGAGCTACCGATGACGGCAGCGGCGAAATCGACGCCGTCGACGGTCACCGTCGTCTCGTCGTAGACGTTCAGTCGGTCCGGATCCGCGAGTTCGTATCCAAAGTGAAGCAGTTCGTGGTTCATACTTAGCCGATGACGATGTCGTAGTTGGGATCGAAGATGCTGTTCGGTTCGACACCCCGATAGCGATCGATCGCGCGCCACTCCCGGCGTTCGTAGGCAGACTGTACCCGTTCCGTTCGAGCGTTCCGTGCTGTGTCGAGCGTTAGCTCTTCGTTCGGGCTCGGAGAGAGCAAGTAGAAGCGTTCTCCACGCTCTAACTGTCCGTCCCGATCGAAGTCGTCGTAGGTGCTGTAGTCGGCGTAGCCACGAAAGCCGGCCTCGCGGACAGTGTTGGCGTAGGCCATGTGGTGGTTCGTAAACCTGTGACGAGAGTACACCCACGTCGCCACCATCCCGTCGTCGGTCACGTGCTGTCGTAACTGGGTGTAAAATTCGGTCGAGTACAGCGGCAGTGCGTCGTCGGAACGCGCACCCGGCAGATCGAGCAAGATCAGATCGTACTGTCGATCGGTCGAACGGAGGTACGTTCGAGCGTCTGCGACGTGTGTCGTCAGTCGGTCGTACTCGTAGGCGTCGTCGTGGTACTGCTCGAAGAACGGGTGGTCTCTCGTGTAGTTCATGAACTCCCCGTCGATGTCGACGTGGTCGACGGTGACACCGTACTCTCGGAGGTGATCGA
It encodes the following:
- a CDS encoding pentapeptide repeat-containing protein encodes the protein MPETAISDSRALLERSPDEREALDIGDDEVLDALFSVIERGDQEEKVLSDCTLPALNLDFRTVESDNNHPVVFRNCTFEGAVSAVDADVTVPISFENCDIGGLELPGARFEFDLELSDSTVSGDVDAFEARFDDQFDVTGSTFTGPVTLQEAHFGNDADFERASFEESVSFETASFSGASNELGDNASFEEATFEGEVDFRQAAFTYADFADVSVAGRVGFEETTFTGDVAFTRATFQSEADFDEVDFGGDVDFESVTFEGTAVFRGAEFEGGARSLEEDATFSQAVFDDELNARDAHFRDGLFDGITVNGPATFEGIRFDGDASFEAATFADEVDFDEARFDGDVSFEQVSFDGVAIFRGAEFRGADNHLEEDASFDGATFEARAGFEDAVFSSGSFVDTRFAAETDFRGAKFDRAVFHVVPITNESYVDFTRAIIKDGEIRQPEGGWVRYDLTNASVGSVSLSATTESDHRQLLDYFRFCNTEFNEFDGYDFDFSAHTDYLDRNDWSLHEFDENFADVTFALPMTPENVERTYLKAKTAASSAGQMKAAGEFRVRRQQFARKKYVGIARDGTTDLVTRAKNASRAVENAFLGITCGHGMRLGRIVAVFALFPLFPAVLYAFGGSAFATTIPPLSGAPGLFSPEGLSILYRNIHFSYITFLTIGYGYIGPEGAAARAMAGMEVYVNVILSGLVLYCLIKRSEI
- a CDS encoding DUF2617 family protein: MNHELLHFGYELADPDRLNVYDETTVTVDGVDFAAAVIGSSHCVRAQSLGFAEIASCDERTVTGSRAIDLRRRDSATVAYDTEQVACTTEIRVDSIERFPTTRSFDLRYDFSDRAVTAVDAVDGGYETWHTYPEHDCAVFTETLFERLGRRPETG